The Xiphophorus couchianus chromosome 3, X_couchianus-1.0, whole genome shotgun sequence genome segment TAAAGCAACTTAGGGTTAAACTTCTTCTATAAGTTATTTGATACCAACCTTATACTAAGACTCCAGGCTTATGGTTGGAAACTAACCAGTTTAAATGAACTATACCAAATGTGCCAAGAGGAGTGGTCAAACATCCTGGTAGAATGATGACAGAAACTTGTTCACGTCTATAAGAAATGTAGATCTTCCCTACAACATCCTAAGACACTATTGGAAGTTTATGCTTACATTTGAGTCTCTATTTAAGTCATTTGGGGTTTGAGGAAACTAAAAATAAGTTCAGTTTTGGGCCCATTTGTATTGTTTCTCTGAATCTCTGTATGTTACATAGTCATGCTACCTTGAAAAAAAATGGGTTTGAATGCATCAACAAAAAGGTCATACCAATGATGAGGAAGGGTTACGTTCTGTCTGGCATTGTACTAgtttttggagataaaaacaaaagaatatcaTGTGTTATTCCaaagaaagtttgaaaaaaagatctgaaaacagtttcatttaACAGTTTCTGGCTCAAAATGACCATTTGTCCATATTGTTGCAAACTATGAATAAAAAGGTTAATACTTGAGTTAATTCTACATTCTGATTTCTTTCCAGGAACAGAAAACATATCAAGTCCAAACCTCGTCCCACAGATTAGAACCAAGAGTCCAGCACCTGAACTACCAGCATCAGACTCGCCCCAAACAGCAAATAACAAAACTGAGACAAAGACACGTGCGGTTGCAGGAATTTTTGCTACCATACAGAGTGGCAAGAAAGGCGCAACACAGCTTGATGAGAAGGAGCAGTcgggaaaagaaaaggaagagaaacaaGAGCAGGAGATCCTTACAGAACGGGAGCGGATTGTTGATGAGGTTGGAGCTGAGGAAGCAGAGGTGACAGATGGACCAGAGGTTGGAGAGCAGGATGTTAATGTGGAGGTGGAGTTAGAGGAGAAATTACAGCCTGCAGATGCAGAGGTGGAGGAAAGTGTGATGCTgagtgagaaagagagacagaacgAGGAGGTGAATGAAAAAGACAACTGCTCTGCATCCAGCATCTCTTCTACAAGCAGCACTCTGGAGAGGGAGGAGCGAGAGCAGAAGATAATTAAAGACACTGACTCAGGTAGCAAACCTGGAGTTACTCCTCTTTGCTGTAACTTCgtaggtttgtgtttgtgccaATCTCATTTTACACTAGGTTTACACATATTTTATCTGCTATTTTGGTAACTCTTGAAGGCTTTTGGTCTTTtgtaaaacaaccaaaaaaaatataacttttaaacCTTGTATCgtttttattccactttaacAGTACTTAGTtttttggtctatcacatacaaTCTCTGTAAAACACATACATTTGTAATATTGATTTGAGAAACTATAAAAAAGATCAtggggtatgaatatttttcatgttgctCTAATTAACAGTATAATTGTTTTCTAATCAACAGGCCAATGGACTCATTGTTCAAAGGACACAGATGTGAATGACCAATGCAAGAAGATTCTCAACAACAAGCGCTTCATGCTGGACATGCTTTATGCCCAGAAGGCCGTCTCAGAGGATGACAGGGACGTCAGAGAGTCAGAGAAGGAACGATGTAAATGTGAAAAGGAAACAGATGGGAGTGACCCTGTGGCCAGTTTGGCCAGCCGGATCTCCACACTGGAGGCGAATAGACAGGAAAGAGAGgactgtgtaaaaaaattaGAGGTGGGCAATCTGGACAACCATGGCAACGTCAGGGCGGTGGCGGAGAAATTTGGGGATTTAGTCAAGGGTCTTACATGTGCACTGGAGATAGAGGTTCCTAAAGAGCAACAGCAGACAGACAAATCATCTGGTTCACCCCCAAAGAAAGAGTCAGATCACATCTGGGATCAGCTGATGGCGTCCCCCAGGGAGCTGCGCATCAAAGAAATGGACTTCACAGATCTTAGAGAGGAGGACGACATGGACATTTTAGATTTGGAGGGCGTGGTCAACTCACCTTCTCCGCCATGCAGTTCTGCCCTCCCACCACCTCCGCCTTTGTTCGGatgtcccccacctcctccCATTCCGGGCAGGATGATGCCTCCACCCCCTCCGTTTATGGCTCCCATACCACCGCCCTCTCCTCAGCTGGGTCGAGGGGACGCCCCTCTCttccaaaagaagaagaagaccaTCCGTCTCTTCTGGAACGAGGTGCGTCCTGTAGACTGGCAGCGCAAGAATCACAAGTTCTGTAAGGAATCCCTGTGGTCCAAATTGGAGCCGGTTAAACTGGATACCTCTAAACTGGAGCAGCTGTTTGAGACCAAATCCAAGGAGTTGTCAGTAACAAAGGTAtgcttttcaaataatttaaattactcATAAACGTCATGCAATTTAAAATGCCACAGTGAGGCTACGTTGGATTAAAATCTGGTGCGTTTCCTCTTTGGGAACTAAAATAGCAATATTGCAGAAAATAATTGTTgaatgttttgcataaaaataaaccagattaaACCCTGTATTTGGACATTGTAATGGAGAGTTGCTAAAGAATTGGTCATTAAATCTTAAACACGTTACTACAGAACTGACAGTACAAATTGTTAATGAAGCTATGATAGAGAGCAATAGGGGATTTTACAATCTGTCTACTcacaatgttttcttcttcttctctttgcaTCTCCCAGAAAGCATCGGTTGAAGGCAAACGACAAGAAATCATTGTCCTGGACTCGAAGCGCAGCAACGCCATAAATATCGGGTTAACTGTCTTGCCCCCTCCACGCACAATCAAGACAGCTATTCTCAACTTTGATGAGTATGCACTAAACAAGGAAGGCATTGAGGTAGGCTTTAATTAGCTGCATCAAAACTTACATGTATACTGAATGTAGTGTCAGGGGGTTAAACTGTAAATGGGTGtcattaaccctttcatgcatgaattatgatcctttgtgtcaagatatttttccattttgttttattttcttaaggcatGAAAAGGTAGGAAAaagaatctgtaaaaaaaaaaaaaatatatatatatatatatatatatattattttttttaggtgatcaattgtaattttctccaaatacaaagttatttgaaaaatacatcagtggtattgttctttaggggtcatctgatgtcacaatatttttctttttacttgtaAGAGTcatctacagtagaaggagggacagggtcggccatattggatttaacaaaaataattactggCATGCAGCTGATGGTCAGTAgtttataatgtattttatgatgcattagtgtccacttcagtggtctgtgtgcatttataatataaaaatccacaagaagcacaagaaaatgacttttagatagctgtccactgaagtgaccactatgcatgaaagtgTTAAGAATAACTGTCAAGCTTTCTGTTGTAATAGTTCACATTGTTATcttttgaatacatttaaaaagagaaattataaaaaggttatttttagataatctcaacaacaaaatgtagGGTATCTGCTGCAGAATACAGTCGCAGGTAACAGAGACCTCATACTTTTGGTATTACGTAACCTGAGTTCATTATTAGGAGACAGGAAGATTCCtctccatcttttttctctggAGGTATTTgcagtaagaaaacaaaagcagggGCAAAAGTTCAGTGGGAAAGCTGGAAACGGCTTTAAGAAATATCCAAATCAATGTTTTCCACCAACTTCTCTGACATATCATGCAAAGATTTCatccagacagacagacacaaattttgcataaatttgAATTTCTCCTCTGTACTAGAAAATCCTCACAATGATCCCCacagaggaggagaagcagaggaTTCAGGAGGCTCAGCTGATGAACCCTGACGTTCCTCTGGGCAGCGCTGAGCAGTTCCTGCTCACCCTCTCCTCCATCACGGAGCTGTCAGCGCGCCTGCAGCTGTGGGCCTTCAAGATGGACTATGAGCTTATTGAGAAGGTCGGACACATTCCTGCTCCCCCTAATCCGGGGCAGATGAAACAGGCATTCAGCTGAACAAGTTTAGGTCTTTCTCtctaaaacagcatttttctgtCACAACCTGGATGATATGCAggcttcctttttttccttccttctttctttcttcctctctctctttctttctttctttctttctttctttctttctttctttctttctttctgtatgTTAGTGCTGTATGTTCCTTTCATACTcttatgaatttctttttcCTGCACTTTTAGGAAGTGGCAGAGCCATTGCAGGACCTAAAAGAAGGAATGGACCAACTTGAGAAAAACAAGACCCTCAGATACATCCTCACCACCCTGCTGGCCATTGGTAACTTCCTCAATGGCTCAAACGTAAGAAAAACAATCCAAGGAATGCTTCTGATAATACTAGTTTTTCTCTAGTTGTCCTTCTATATACTGAATTTCAATTAACATTCCTACCATATACTTTCAATCAAACCCATTATTTTGGGATTAATAACACTAGAGAATGTGTGTGAATGAGTTTGCTGCCTGACTGCAGCAGCTTCTGTTGAGTCTGGCTCCATCTGCTGAGAAGGAAGAAGGGGAGGGAGAGttgtgtaattaattaattaatttttttggaaGTTCCTGTTCATCTGGATTGCCTGTGTGTgaactctgtgtttttttttcctctgacttTGTCACAAAGTGAGATTTTTCTCTGTTCCTGTGACCCCATCTGCGCCTCTGTGAGAGTACTTTGCATGTATGAGCCTCTGGGATCACTAAAGGCAAACATCCAAAAGGGGAAACATAAGTCATCAACATCAAAACGAGAAGTTTCCCGTAAATAATGgctgcatttatatttttgcagtaaGCCATTTATAGCTGGCAGCAGAACAAGGGAAATTCTGTTGGTATTATGTCTTTCACGATGCATTCTGGACCCACTTTTGCTTTGTTGTGTAGAGAGAACAAACACTCAGGCCTTAAGCAGATTGCGGTTTTTGATACTAACAATCTAATTAATCTACATATCTCCATTCAGCCCCATTTTTCTAGCTGTGCCGGATGGGAAATTCACTTCCATCTGGTGCTCGATTTCACCGAACTAATTCCATCCACATTCTCAGTGTTATTTGTGTCTTTATGGGTCTGTAGGCCAAAGGCTTTGAGCTGAGTTATTTGGAAAAAGTCCCGGAGGTGAAAGACACAGTTCATAAGCAGTCCCTGTTACACCACGCCTGCGCCATTGTGGTGGAAAAGTTTCCAGACAGCACCGACCTCTACTCTGAAATAGGAGCCATGACCCGCTTGACCAAGGTTAAAAACTCATTATGTTCTCTAATATCTGTCATATCCACTAAAACCACTcctcaacagttttttttttttctcaggtgGATTTTGACCAGCTTCAAGACAATTTGGCCCAGATGGAGCGCAGGTGCAAAGCATCATGGGATCACCTAAAAGTCATCGCTAAACATGAAATGAAACCAGCGTTGAAGCAAAAAATGTCAGACTTCCTGAAAGACTGTGCAGAGAGAATTATAATTCTGAAAATAGTGCATCGGAGAATAATCAACAGGTATGCCGGAATACTGaagagtgtattttttttcaaattataagTGAAAGACCAACTAAAATtgataatatatattttttttgaactttcttacatgtaaaaatgtgaaaaggttttcaaCTGTCTGTGAAAAGGTGTTCATAGTTATGATGATTAATGATTAATGCTCTAATTTTCCATCTACTTCACATTTATGagatactttgtgttggtttttccacataaaatatcaataaaatgcatcaaagtttGTGTTGTAATACTACACAATTAATGGACATCTCTGCCATCCATGCAAATCTGCAGGTTCCACGCTTTTCTGTTGTTCCTGGGGCATCCTATCTATGCTGTACGAGAGGTTAGCATACATCGCTTCAGCAAGATCCTGAGTGAGTTCGCCCTGGAGTACCGCACAACGAGAGAGCGCGTgctgcaacagaaacagaagaggGCCAAccacagagaaagaaacaagacCAGGGGGAAAATGATAACAGATGTAAGGGTTGTTCATTGCTCTATCACCTTTCTTGTTTAGTATGTGCTTCCTCAGTTCCATGAAACGGTGTTAACAAGCCATTTTCAGTGGTTTTATCTGTAATCTTGTAAAATCTGGCTTGTTTTCTGGCCGAAGGGTTGGTTTGTATTTCCAAAGACGTCATCACAGCTTTCTCCGTCCTCACATGTATGAGTTACTGTAACAACAATCAGGGAGTCGTGTGGAATGGATCTCATTCTGTAGCTGCTTCAGGCCAGCGCAAACACCTCGCTGTGCGATTTAAATCTCGGAGACCCTGGAGAGTCGGCTGTTAATGGAGGAGGCTACAGAGAAGGGACCCTTTTCTTTGAAAAGGATACCTAATTTAATCACGGTGTGAAAATTCAAACCTGTGTCTCTCCCTCAAGGAGAAATAAGTAGGGGCCACACCTCAGTCACATTCCTAAAGATCTTCCATCATATGTGCCCCTCTGTTACACAAATGAAGCAAACAAACTTCGTTTGCAATGAAAGATGTTAAAGCTCTAAATCGCCCAGAGTGCTGgagttttaaatgtgaaaattggCAAAATCTGAACAGTTAAAATTCTGACCAAGATCATCTGGGCTAttgttgtatgtttttgtttctctgtgtttttgtttttgttgtccaAATAACAACAATACATCAATCGTATATTTTATAATCTAGCTTTTGCTCTCCTAAATGGATTCTACTTTTCCTTTGGGCCAAACCTGCCAATTCagatttagattaaatttgctttgttttgtttttttctaatgattAAAATACCTAAGAGATAATAAAAGGCCCTCTGGTTCTTTATTAGAAGAACTATATATGAACGCaaaagcaaacatctggtggaactgtaAATCTTCTGAGCTCATCATACTTAAACTACTTGTCAGTGCAATGCTCCTTAGAACAGTTGTAAACGGCATAACGGAGAGGTATCTCTGTCCAGATGTGCTGGAGGCTGAGTGTCGGAAAGAACAGGAACTTCttaaaggcccaatttcaaggcatcaaattatGAAGTatcatttgttttaagtcatttttgatatatgcaacatttttataaaaagctGAATGTAACATAATTACTTAATTGTCCTTAAAAAATTGCATTATGTGCCACTTTATAGCGTACAATATGCTATAAAAtgcacaatactgcccctttatgATCTACTTTTGCAATATACTACAGTATATAAGGTACTAGATTGCGTTGATGATATTAAATGGTAGTTGCACCATTAGATGTTGGGTTTTACATCACGTTGACTGCAGACACATTCCTCATAGTAAATCTATAATTAAGCATTTAACATaaaagcaaatacatttttgccaGAATATTTTGCTTATTCTAATTACATGTTTACAGTATGACGTAATTAGTATTATGAATACctattttgttctttattttcattagaGTGAGGATGACGATGACAGTGAGGTAGGAATGTACTtacagtatgtatgtatgtacgtGTCTGTATATTCTCTGTTTGGACTAACATTTAACAAGACGCACAGCTATATTTCTAAATAACAGTTTTACTCAAAGGGTCTACACAAGTCGTGAGTTGTTTGTAAGACTAAGAGGGACTAACTTTGACAAGGCATGAATAAGGAACATGATGCCGCTTGGATATTGAGTGAATCTAACCTTAAGCCGTTACTTTTACTTAATGGTAGAAAAGTACAGAATCCAAAAGCATGCTGAAAGAAACAGTtatgaaagtaaaacattgaAAAGTTTATTGTGTGCCTTTGAAATAACTAACTTCTCCTATTTCAGTCTGGGAAAGGCTATGAAAAGagctacatttaaagttttcaccTCTTTCCTTAAACCCTTACAGAGCGGTAAATTTGGAGGTGCCTCTTCAGACGCACAGGAGAGTCAGTCTCAGGGTATCCAGAGTGCTGACGATGCAGCggaacatgaaaacatgaaggccATGTTAAAAACTGGCCTGACGGACGCAGAGAGCAGCACATCCACAGTGCCTGGCCTAAGGAATCGTACCAGAGGAGGCAGTCTCAGAGGTTGGTCAGAAAGCAGTGTTTTACTGTTACTTTATGACTCATAAATATGTGATTTTATGAAACCATCAATGGCTCAGGGACAAGAGTTATAAGTTTTACCTCATCATGCAATCTCATCAGTTCTTGATGAATGATTTTCTGAACTTTCTCCTGAACACCATCAAATCTTTATTGTCTAAGTAGTCATTTCCTTTTTGACCATCCTCTGGTCTTTCTTAATTTGttgagaaaaggagaaaaatgaagCTAAATTTTCAAAATTGTATAATGTTGACATTATGATGAatctactgttttgtttttgtaagcctgtgtttattttctaagGTATCCAGTCTATGGTTTGTGTTCAAATCCctaaaagttaaaagaaaaaaagttaaatgtgcaaaaataaagaaataaaaatataatattgtgCTGAAtagtaaaaaatgtaacatgtaTGGCACTCCCACAAGATCTAGGTTTgttaccataaaaaaaaaaacaattaatacacaGCACAATTAAAATCTCCTGCTTTTTTCCTGCAATCTGCTTTGTTTCTGCACTGGATTCACAAAGCATTAAGCAGGCGGGATCCGTCGTAATTATTCCCTCCCCATCCATAAACATTCAGTAAGAGAAATTATTGACAAAAATATCAGTCAAATCTCACATAtgacttttatcttttttaacaACCCTGAGCTGCTTTTAAGTAAATCCATCAGCCCACCAAGATatgttttcccctttttcaTCTGCTACTTTGGTAAGGAGTATTTTTGATACACATCTAAGTAAATAGCTCAAGACTTTAAGAAAGCTATACTGAAAAACACGCACATTTAGAAAGTCTTTCCCCAAGTGCACGCAAAAGACCTCATTCAAATCTGGGCAAACTGCCTCAGTTCAGAGAGACACTGTTTAAAGAGGTTATTTAAGGAGCCGATCTTCCTTTTCATAGAGAAGCAAACTTAGCTTTTCCCCTATTGAACATCCGCAAATATCATTGCAAATACGTGATGTAAAAATTCTGATTTAGCCACGTCattcataaaattaaacttgTAACTCATTTGCTCTATAGTTTACCTCATTACACAGCATAGCATGTTAGTTTTCATTTGATTCTGCTGCGTTTGTTTCAGGACGTATTGCTCCGTGGTGTTCTACCAGCGATGACCCTGTGAACTGCACAGACGACACAGCCGACGAGATCATGGAGAGGATCGTTCGATCCGCCACTCAGGGCCCCGGCCCAAGAACGCTGCCTCGCGAAAGGAGACGATCCCGACTTAACAGAAAATCATGTGGGTGTTGTGTATGTGCacaaatatgatcaaaaacaagaaatgtttttgctatatttctttttattattgttaattttcTCTCCTGACCACACAGtaaggaggacactgaagagcGGCTTGACGACAGAAGAGGCAAATGCTCTTGGCTTGTCCGGTGGTTCAGAGCTCCAGGTGTGAGGAAGACCGCAATTACGCTGGACATTAAGACGACTGTCGGCCCTTTCACTGCCCTCTACTTCCGATCCAGACTGGAAACCCACCCCTCTCTAGCTTGGCACTCAAGCCACAGTGAGCTGGGATGAGTTGTTTGGTTTACGTACTGTGACACAAGAGACAGGGGAAAACCGCTGCGAAAGATCTTAATCTTAAACCTGTGGGCAGGAAAAATAGCTTTGCATTCAAACCACTAAGCTTGGCTTTTGCTGGATGATCACAGAATGACTGCTTTCGCAAGGCTTTATCACGATCACCCTTCAAATGCGACTCGCGTACAAGTGCCCACAgaggttttgctttgttttgtgtgCGCCTAAGGCTGCCAGTGCACGAGCTTCAATCCCTGCAGCCTTCTCTGGATCCAAAGGGTTGAATGTGGCGCAGAACCGGAACccttaaaatgactttttgctGGGGGTTGAACAACGTATAGCTGAGCTAAATGACATTTCATCTATTGAATAGATGACTTAGTGAAGAtggttattttgttgtttactaCTGGggtattttgtgtttcattttggtcCGAAAAGGTGcttaaaaaaggaacatttgCACTGGATGTAAACGTTGGCTATCATTGGAATGTGAGATGCTTGACACTGATGAACCACTCTGACATCTTGACTCTGACAATATGCTCATCAATGTGCCAGCTATTCAGTAGCACAGTTTTTACGTGACTGAAGTGGACAGATTCAAGGCAGATGTGCATGAGTTTACAGGTGAAGAAGGAATTTATTAGtgtagatatattttttttgaagattataatgaaacaaaatgttcagtgttGCATTGTTGGATcaattcttaaataaaaactaaaaagctgGCAAGTATTCAAGGGAGGCAGGCACAGTTAGTACTCTTTATAAAGTTGAGTTGTATTTTATAGAAACTATGAGCTGCACATTTCAGTGCCTTGCCGACAGTTATTTATTAAGACGCTTTCAGGGACATGCGATCACATATTGTTACTACAGATGTGCAGTTTGTgatgagaaaattattttaatgttcatCAGTCGATGTTTTTAAACCCATCATggcaaaataactttttttttgtctttatgaaGATAATGTAGTTTCTACAGCTTCAAGTTGTACGTCATCCGAGTCCTACCATTTAGCCTTGGTGTAAAATTAGTGCACATACAGACCAATTAAGGTAAAGGAGATGTAACAATTGGCCAAACTAATCTGTAGTTTAAATGACATTAAAGAAGGTGTCACTTTGTCCTTTAAAGGATATTTGAGTATTTCTTTAAGCACACTGCTGTAAAAATCTGGAGTCATcccttttttttgtatattttgccTTCAAAAATCCTGACTACGGATGCCAAAAAGGCTGTCTCCCTGAATTCCCTAGATTCTCACCTTAACTATGAATTTCCAAAAGGCTGTCAATACTTCAGAGTTCAGTATGTTCCAAAGTAGTCAGATTTGGAAAAgcttttctgcattttgctCAGCCCTCCTGTAAACTGCGGAAAGTTTTGCTCTCTCACAGTCTGAATGGATAAAATCTTTGTGCTtcctctgactttatttttaaacatttcaccGATTTTGAAAATTGCTTTGAGTTTCCTTTTCTGAGTAATCTgtaccaaatgtttttttgttctgtttttttttacagcagccGGGTAGCGTGTATGTCTGGTGCATTTACTGTTAGGTgtaagatttgatttttttagtttattactgACAGGTCAGTGATCAGCAGCAATCAATATAGCAATTGTCCATTTTCAAACACTAGATGATTTCTTGGTGCATCTTTAGGCATTATTGTTTTAACAGTCATTCTCAAAGATGtgaattgttaaaaaaagacaatgaaaaGCAATTCTCAAATGGCTCCTCTAATTACTTTACAGGTGCCTGTAAAGATCTGTACAGGTGCCCATCAgagtataaatatttaatacagatgaacaataaaagaaaggaaagtttGGTTTTCATTAAATTTACTTTGTAGCTCCTCATTTAGCCCAAACATGCCGTGGAAATGAAGTGAAAACATATCTGGAAAGAAATCACACAACAGGAACATACTGTACATTACTGGACAGGGTGTGAAGAAGCAGAGTGCTTAAAACATAATGTTAAAGAAGGAAATGtctaatgtaattttttaaacacaaagtaataaCAATAGTCTAAAGTAAAAAAGGTGCACGcatattttaagttttgatACATTTATAGAAGGCTAATGgtttggaaaatatgttttaattgtaTTGGAGCAGTTTCAAGATACACATTGCAACCATAAATGTTAAATGTCATAAGAGGAGGAACCCGTTTATCCTGACTGCTAAATTGTTTACTAGCACATAGTTTGGATTGACTCACTGTGGAGGGTTTGTGAGATCCCAGCGAGGTAAACCTTCAGCAGCACAGCTGGCAGGTTCAGCTGGACACAAAAACAGACTGGATgctatgaaaaacaaaagcacagcaTTTTGTTCTGTATAACATATAATTAATTCAGTTTTGTCATCCAAGGAACAAACATAAACAAGGAAGCAGCAGtggtttaattgttttattccAAATGACACACAGGACTAGCAGCTTTGTCACATTCTGTGTCCTCAGCTCAGTGTTTGTCTCTTCAGCTGCTGGCTATTCTGTTCCTCCATCATAACCAGATGCATATGAACTCCCATACGTCATCAAAAGTTTATTCTTTAAGAATACtaaaacttttgttgtttataaaggcaggtgtttgtgtttttccattatTACTAAAAATAGTGGCATGACAACTTGGATCAGCAAAATTTATTCTGACAAAGTAtttgcaaaaaagtattttgagcTCGAAGAGTCGAATTTTCTCAAATTCCTAATAAGTTTATTTTCTACCAAGGAttgtacatatttaaaaagtttgttcagtattttaaagttagaAGTGGCGCAAGACTTTTGCACAATACAGTATGAATAaacacatatgtaaaaaaaaaaagataatagcAAAATGTGTCATAA includes the following:
- the fhod3b gene encoding FH1/FH2 domain-containing protein 3 isoform X3; this translates as MATLTCRVQFLDDTDPFNSTNFPEPTRPPLYTFREDIPLINQVAGVHRLLKAPHKPDDCALQLSHNGSYLDLESTLAEQKDELEGFQEDGGRGKKHSIILRSQLSVRVHACIEKLYNSIGRELRRALFSLKQIFQDDKDLVHEFVVAEGLTCLIKVGAEADQNYQNYILRALGQIMLYVDGMNGLISHNETVQWLYTLVGSKFRLVVKTSLKLLLVFVEYTESNAALLIKAVNTVDTKGGKKLWSNVMEILEEKDGVDTELLVFAMTLINKTLAALPDQDSYYDMVDCLEEQGIEVTARRHLGRKGTDLDLVEQFNIYETILRHEDGDDEAQLPPCGRKDRRRASVGGTNERRGLERRRSRRHSLQNNKDHTSSSASPGNTYSHSGSFLPFGGHRVEDISEREEEEEEEEDEDEEAEADDESQPDTEPSRQGSHSLTDTPPSATYSARKPCWAERKSCNSRHPTPTSSIHQISNSTPSASDSKTDRTAIGSLLTSSYRQHQESLAAEREKRCREREERLQRIEREERNRFNRDHVEKREEARQVREERYKAVERLAAEEFDRERPRMPTRGRTEITLCLSPTPTNRSVSRCSTASHSISQEKTVTAAEQMSGTENISSPNLVPQIRTKSPAPELPASDSPQTANNKTETKTRAVAGIFATIQSGKKGATQLDEKEQSGKEKEEKQEQEILTERERIVDEVGAEEAEVTDGPEVGEQDVNVEVELEEKLQPADAEVEESVMLSEKERQNEEVNEKDNCSASSISSTSSTLEREEREQKIIKDTDSGQWTHCSKDTDVNDQCKKILNNKRFMLDMLYAQKAVSEDDRDVRESEKERCKCEKETDGSDPVASLASRISTLEANRQEREDCVKKLEVGNLDNHGNVRAVAEKFGDLVKGLTCALEIEVPKEQQQTDKSSGSPPKKESDHIWDQLMASPRELRIKEMDFTDLREEDDMDILDLEGVVNSPSPPCSSALPPPPPLFGCPPPPPIPGRMMPPPPPFMAPIPPPSPQLGRGDAPLFQKKKKTIRLFWNEVRPVDWQRKNHKFCKESLWSKLEPVKLDTSKLEQLFETKSKELSVTKKASVEGKRQEIIVLDSKRSNAINIGLTVLPPPRTIKTAILNFDEYALNKEGIEKILTMIPTEEEKQRIQEAQLMNPDVPLGSAEQFLLTLSSITELSARLQLWAFKMDYELIEKEVAEPLQDLKEGMDQLEKNKTLRYILTTLLAIGNFLNGSNAKGFELSYLEKVPEVKDTVHKQSLLHHACAIVVEKFPDSTDLYSEIGAMTRLTKVDFDQLQDNLAQMERRCKASWDHLKVIAKHEMKPALKQKMSDFLKDCAERIIILKIVHRRIINRFHAFLLFLGHPIYAVREVSIHRFSKILSEFALEYRTTRERVLQQKQKRANHRERNKTRGKMITDSEDDDDSESGKFGGASSDAQESQSQGIQSADDAAEHENMKAMLKTGLTDAESSTSTVPGLRNRTRGGSLRGRIAPWCSTSDDPVNCTDDTADEIMERIVRSATQGPGPRTLPRERRRSRLNRKSLRRTLKSGLTTEEANALGLSGGSELQV
- the fhod3b gene encoding FH1/FH2 domain-containing protein 3 isoform X4; its protein translation is MATLTCRVQFLDDTDPFNSTNFPEPTRPPLYTFREDIPLINQVAGVHRLLKAPHKPDDCALQLSHNGSYLDLESTLAEQKDELEGFQEDGGRGKKHSIILRSQLSVRVHACIEKLYNSIGRELRRALFSLKQIFQDDKDLVHEFVVAEGLTCLIKVGAEADQNYQNYILRALGQIMLYVDGMNGLISHNETVQWLYTLVGSKFRLVVKTSLKLLLVFVEYTESNAALLIKAVNTVDTKGGKKLWSNVMEILEEKDGVDTELLVFAMTLINKTLAALPDQDSYYDMVDCLEEQGIEVTARRHLGRKGTDLDLVEQFNIYETILRHEDGDDEAQLPPCGRKDRRRASVGGTNERRGLERRRSRRHSLQNNKDHTSSSASPGNTYSHSGSFLPFGGHRVEDISESLTDTPPSATYSARKPCWAERKSCNSRHPTPTSSIHQISNSTPSASDSKTDRTAIGSLLTSSYRQHQESLAAEREKRCREREERLQRIEREERNRFNRDHVEKREEARQVREERYKAVERLAAEEFDRERPRMPTRGRTEITLCLSPTPTNRSVSRCSTASHSISQEKTVTAAEQMSGTENISSPNLVPQIRTKSPAPELPASDSPQTANNKTETKTRAVAGIFATIQSGKKGATQLDEKEQSGKEKEEKQEQEILTERERIVDEVGAEEAEVTDGPEVGEQDVNVEVELEEKLQPADAEVEESVMLSEKERQNEEVNEKDNCSASSISSTSSTLEREEREQKIIKDTDSGQWTHCSKDTDVNDQCKKILNNKRFMLDMLYAQKAVSEDDRDVRESEKERCKCEKETDGSDPVASLASRISTLEANRQEREDCVKKLEVGNLDNHGNVRAVAEKFGDLVKGLTCALEIEVPKEQQQTDKSSGSPPKKESDHIWDQLMASPRELRIKEMDFTDLREEDDMDILDLEGVVNSPSPPCSSALPPPPPLFGCPPPPPIPGRMMPPPPPFMAPIPPPSPQLGRGDAPLFQKKKKTIRLFWNEVRPVDWQRKNHKFCKESLWSKLEPVKLDTSKLEQLFETKSKELSVTKKASVEGKRQEIIVLDSKRSNAINIGLTVLPPPRTIKTAILNFDEYALNKEGIEKILTMIPTEEEKQRIQEAQLMNPDVPLGSAEQFLLTLSSITELSARLQLWAFKMDYELIEKEVAEPLQDLKEGMDQLEKNKTLRYILTTLLAIGNFLNGSNAKGFELSYLEKVPEVKDTVHKQSLLHHACAIVVEKFPDSTDLYSEIGAMTRLTKVDFDQLQDNLAQMERRCKASWDHLKVIAKHEMKPALKQKMSDFLKDCAERIIILKIVHRRIINRFHAFLLFLGHPIYAVREVSIHRFSKILSEFALEYRTTRERVLQQKQKRANHRERNKTRGKMITDSEDDDDSESGKFGGASSDAQESQSQGIQSADDAAEHENMKAMLKTGLTDAESSTSTVPGLRNRTRGGSLRGRIAPWCSTSDDPVNCTDDTADEIMERIVRSATQGPGPRTLPRERRRSRLNRKSLRRTLKSGLTTEEANALGLSGGSELQV